Proteins co-encoded in one Stomoxys calcitrans chromosome 5, idStoCalc2.1, whole genome shotgun sequence genomic window:
- the LOC106080703 gene encoding UDP-glucosyltransferase 2, with protein MKTLCLSRILTLILQILFTSIKLSENAKILAVFPFPGPSQYMFAKPYLKELAARGHQLTVISGYPSEGNGANYRDIALPVANELQEVYMQGALKKRNLWSELTYVSDFLYNVSGCTLRNPQVQELLAKETFDLAIIEAVSTDALYSLGHHFGVPIIGVAPFSKDIIIDDIMGNPRPLAFTPTMATGFTDQMSYGQRLQNVVVQMLELLHTQWIHLPRQQKLLDLYMPHIAQRVETMRKNISLFLLNQHFSLSYGKPLVSNVIEVGGLQIPRQTKPLPKEIRSIIDHSPNDVIFFSMGTNVKSKDFPPHIIQLFNRVFSQLPYTVLWKFENPKLPGKPSNLHINPWFPQSDILAEEKVKLFISHAGLLSTFEAVHYGKPMLVLPIFFDQNLNANNAKEKGFALRLDMATLTEQQFKNSILELMKNRSYSEKIKEISQRYHDQPVKPMDLAIYWTEYVIRHGGAEHLRSPAQKMDFLQKHSIDTIGVLVMVAVLAICIFNIILGRICKLLKSILAIKKKVD; from the exons ATGAAAACTCTTTGCCTTAGTCGTATTCTCACTCTTATTCTTCAAATATTGTTCACTTCAATTAAATTAagtgaaaatgcaaaaattctCGCTGTATTTCCATTTCCCGGACCCTCACAATACATGTTTGCCAAACCCTATTTGAAAGAATTGGCAGCCAGAGGTCATCAATTGACGGTAATCAGTGGCTATCCCTCAGAAGGGAATGGAGCTAATTATAGAGATATAGCCTTACCAGTGGCAAATGAACTTCAAGAAG TTTATATGCAAGGAGCCCTTAAGAAACGCAATTTGTGGTCTGAGCTAACCTATGTCTCGGATTTTTTATACAATGTCAGCGGATGTACTTTAAGAAATCCCCAAGTTCAAGAATTACTCGCCAAGGAAACATTTGATCTGGCCATCATCGAAGCTGTTAGCACAGATGCCTTATACAGTTTGGGCCATCACTTTGGAGTACCCATTATTGGAGTGGCTCCTTTTAGCAAAGACATTATCATCGACGATATCATGGGTAATCCACGACCATTGGCCTTTACACCAACCATGGCCACAGGTTTCACTGATCAAATGTCTTATGGCCAACGTTTGCAGAATGTTGTGGTTCAGATGTTAGAACTGTTGCATACTCAATGGATACACTTACCTAGGCAACAGAAATTGCTAGATTTATATATGCCTCACATCGCTCAAAGAGTGGAAACTATGCgcaaaaatatttctcttttCCTGCTGAATCAACATTTCTCTTTAAGCTACGGCAAACCTCTTGTATCAAATGTCATCGAAGTAGGAGGTTTACAAATTCCAAGGCAAACCAAACCCTTGCCCAAGGAAATAAGATCAATCATAGACCATTCGCCAAATGATGTCATTTTCTTCTCCATGGGAACCAATGTGAAAAGTAAAGATTTCCCTCCACATATAATACAGTTGTTCAATAGAGTCTTCAGCCAATTACCCTATACAGTGCTATGGAAATTTGAAAATCCTAAATTGCCTGGGAAACCCTCAAATCTCCATATAAATCCCTGGTTTCCTCAGAGTGACATATTGGCCGAAGAGAAGGTGAAACTTTTTATATCACATGCTGGTCTACTCTCCACCTTTGAGGCTGTGCATTATGGCAAACCAATGTTGGTGTTACCCATattttttgatcaaaatttaAATGCCAACAATGCCAAGGAGAAAGGATTCGCCTTAAGACTTGATATGGCAACACTTACAGAGCAACAATTCAAAAATAGCATTTTGGAATTGATGAAAAATCGCAGTTATAGTGAGAAGATCAAGGAAATATCGCAGAGATATCATGATCAGCCAGTAAAGCCTATGGATTTGGCAATTTATTGGACCGAATATGTTATAAGACATGGTGGAGCTGAGCATTTACGAAGTCCTGCCCAGAAAATGGACTTCCTACAGAAACATAGCATAGATACAATTGGTGTTCTAGTGATGGTTGCTGTATTGGCtatctgtatttttaatataatattaGGGAGGATTTGTAAATTATTAAAATCTATATTAGCAATAAAGAAGAAAGTTGATTAG
- the LOC106080702 gene encoding UDP-glucosyltransferase 2, producing MNENAKILAIFPFPGPSQYILVKPYLKTLADRGHEMTVINAYPSNDNGKNYRDIPVMEAHEIQKDYMAGAVLERNLWSGLTFTSDLFYNVTRAVLRNPQVQDLIAKETFDLAIIEAVNTDALYSLGPHFGVPIIGVSSFGNDIIIDDVMGNPTSWAYSPSMNTGFTHQMSYTERLQNVVVQMLELLHNRWIHLPRHQNLLNLYMPHITESVESMRTNISLYLLNQHFSLSHAKPQVPNMIEVGGFQISSQIKPLPKEIRSIIDHSPNDIIYFSMGSNVKSKDFPSQILQMFNKVFSQLPYTVLWKFENPELPGKPSNVHINPWFPQTDILAEEKVKLFISHGGLLSTFEAVHYGKPILGLPIFFDQNLNVNNAKEKGFALRLNVDTLTEQQFKNSILEMMANARYSEKAKEISKRYHDQPVKPMDLAIYWTEYVLRHRGALHLRSPAQKMNFLKSNSIDTIGVLVLSVLFVLYLGVKILYKICKLLCAGRAKKEKMN from the exons ATGAA tgaaaatgcaaaaattctAGCCATATTTCCATTTCCCGGACCCTCGCAATATATTTTGGTGAAACCCTATTTAAAGACACTGGCCGATAGAGGTCATGAAATGACAGTTATCAATGCCTATCCCTCAAATGATAATGGAAAGAATTACAGAGACATACCAGTAATGGAGGCACATGAAATACAGAAAG ATTATATGGCTGGAGCTGTTTTGGAGCGTAATCTATGGTCTGGTCTAACATTCACCTCTGACCTGTTCTACAATGTTACCCGTGCGGTATTAAGAAATCCCCAGGTTCAAGATTTAATAGCCAAAGAAACCTTTGATTTGGCCATCATTGAGGCAGTCAATACAGATGCTTTATACAGTTTGGGGCCGCACTTTGGAGTTCCAATTATTGGTGTCTCCAGTTTTGGCAATGATATAATCATAGATGATGTTATGGGTAATCCCACATCATGGGCTTACTCACCATCCATGAACACAGGCTTTACCCATCAAATGTCTTATACCGAACGCCTACAGAATGTTGTGGTACAAATGCTAGAGCTGTTGCATAATCGTTGGATACACTTACCTCGACATCAGAATTTACTAAATTTATATATGCCTCATATAACAGAGAGTGTAGAATCTATGCGTACAAATATTTCCTTATATTTACTGAACCAACACTTTTCACTGAGCCATGCCAAACCTCAAGTACCAAATATGATCGAGGTGGGaggatttcaaatttcaagccaAATTAAACCCTTGCCTAAAGAAATACGATCAATCATAGACCATTCTCCAAatgatattatttatttttccatGGGATCCAATGTGAAAAGCAAAGATTTTCCCTCGCAAATATTACAAATGTTCAATAAAGTCTTCAGCCAATTGCCCTACACCGTGCTATGGAAATTTGAAAATCCCGAATTGCCTGGCAAACCCTCAAATGTCCATATAAATCCTTGGTTTCCTCAAACTGATATATTGGCCGAAGAAAAAGTAAAACTTTTTATATCTCATGGTGGTCTACTCTCAACCTTTGAAGCTGTACATTATGgcaaacctattttagggttaCCCATCTTCTTTGatcaaaatttaaatgtcaACAATGCCAAAGAGAAAGGATTCGCCTTAAGGCTCAATGTGGACACACTCACTGAGCAACAATTCAAAAATAGCATATTGGAAATGATGGCAAATGCAAGATATAGTGAAAAGGCCAAAGAAATCTCGAAGAGATATCATGATCAGCCTGTAAAGCCTATGGATTTAGCCATTTATTGGACTGAATACGTTTTAAGACATAGGGGTGCCCTGCATTTGCGCAGCCCTGCCCAGAAAATGAATTTCCTAAAGAGCAATAGCATAGATACAATTGGTGTATTGGTCTTGAGTGTTTTATTTGTGTTGTATCTTGGCGTTaagattttgtataaaatttgtaaattatTGTGTGCTGGAAGAGCTAAGAAAGAGAAAATGAACTGA
- the LOC106080713 gene encoding protein enabled isoform X5 codes for MDFVRKVRHCIVCSSERNEQSIIGARASVMVYDDNQKKWVPSGTSSGLSKVQIYHHQQNNTFRVVGRKLQDHEVVINCSILKGLKYNQATATFHQWRDSKYVYGLNFSSQNDAEAFARAMMHALEVLSGRVANNPGQPTNGNGYEEDMGYRTMTSEDAAILRQQQQITGQVTPSAQTPTSQTNQNNIPQSPPTPQQGHHRTSRNSLSAPPAPQPPHMQQQQQQQQQHSMYGHTTGGGPTQNGMQQHPQPPMQPQQQQQQIPPGPGQQQQQQQYHAPTQMQQPPQQQQQQHGLYATQQMVNAGGYQQQPNQYQQPHYVLSNSNPNLNVHQYPQQQPIGGMIPQAPQPPMPPPHQNGGGPHYVSSQQQMGPGIPNSQSANGIYGGQPQMGGIPMPPQPPQPPAMPNGPPAPPNAYGQMNGGGQVQQTAENPYGQVPGAPPMMPVNSNAPVGNVPMPPPLNRMSSTSGGGGPGGAPVPGAPAPPPPPAFGGAPPMYNGNVGGGAPVPPPPQPPAPPAPPAMGGPAAPPPPPPPPVGGGGGGAAAKKDDPQADLMGSLAAQLQQAKLKKKSTPAATENSGSSTPSGGSGNYGTIGRGGGGSGGGGGGMASMMDEMAKTLARRRAQAEKKEPEPEPEVKQRPWEKSNTLPHKLGSSSSANSSNSNANSHNTSNSGSESPRPMRKRFGSASEETILKVNGDGLSVAALSGSDLEQLKAEIVREMKTEIQKVKQEIIDAIKSEFNRR; via the exons TGAACAAAGTATTATCGGAGCACGAGCCTCCGTCATGGTTTACGATGATAACCAAAAGAAATGGGTGCCTTCGGGGACCTCGTCTGGCCTCAGCAAGGTCCAAATCTATCATCATCAACAGAATAACACATTTCGTGTGGTGGGACGTAAGCTACAAGATCATGAGGTTGTCATCAATTGTTCCATCTTAAAAGGACTGAAATACAATCAAGCCACTGCCACTTTTCATCAATGGCGCGATTCCAAATATGTCTATGGTCTCAATTTCTCAAGTCAAAATGATGCTGAAGCCTTTGCTAGGGCCATGATGCATGCATTGGAG GTTCTTAGTGGTCGTGTTGCTAACAATCCTGGCCAACCCACAAATGGCAATGGTTATGAAGAGGATATGGGCTATCGCACTATGACCAGTGAAGATGCTGCCATACTACGGCAACAACAACAGATAACCGGTCAGGTAACACCATCGGCTCAGACACCCACTTctcaaacaaatcaaaataataTACCACAAAGCCCACCGACACCACAGCAGGGTCATCATCGTACCAGCAG GAATTCCCTTAGTGCTCCACCAGCACCACAGCCACCACAcatgcaacagcagcagcaacagcaacaacaacattcaaTGTATGGTCATACAACTGGCGGTGGACCGACACAGAACGGCATGCAACAACATCCACAGCCGCCAATgcagccacaacaacaacaacagcagataCCACCAGGACCGggtcaacaacaacagcagcagcaatatCATGCTCCAACACAGATGCAACAACCgccacagcagcagcaacagcagcatggACTCTATGCCACACAACAAATGGTCAATGCTGGCGGTTATCAGCAGCAACCAAATCAG TATCAGCAACCTCACTATGTCTTGTCGAATTCTAATCCAAATCTTAATGTGCATCAATATCCGCAACAGCAGCCAATCGGTGGAATGATACCTCAAGCACCCCAACCTCCCATGCCGCCGCCACATCAGAACGGCGGCGGTCCTCATTATGTGTCTTCGCAGCAACAAATGGGTCCAGGCATACCAAACTCACAGAGCGCCAATGGCATTTATGGCGGTCAGCCACAAATGGGTGGTATACCCATGCCACCGCAACCACCACAGCCACCGGCCATGCCTAATGGTCCGCCAGCGCCACCAAATGCTTATGGTCAAATGAATGGTGGTGGCCAGGTACAGCAGACAGCAGAGAATCCCTATGGTCAGGTGCCCGGGGCACCACCAATGATGCCAGTCAATAGTAATGCTCCCGTTGGCAATGTACCTATGCCACCGCCACTCAATCGCATGAGTAGTactagtggtggtggtggtccaGGTGGAGCTCCCGTACCCGGGGCGCCAGCTCCCCCACCACCACCGGCATTTGGCGGTGCTCCGCCCATGTATAATGGAAATGTGGGCGGTGGAGCCCCAGTGCCACCACCACCTCAGCCTCCTGCCCCTCCGGCTCCGCCAGCAATGGGGGGTCCggcagcaccaccaccacctccgcCGCCTCCTGTGGGTGGAGGAGGCGGTGGTGCAGCGGCGAAAAAGGATGATCCTCAAGCAGATCTAATGGGCTCGCTGGCTGCCCAACTGCagcaggccaaattgaaaaagaag TCTACCCCAGCAGCCACAGAGAACAGCGGTAGCAGCACACCCAGTGGTGGTAGTGGTAACTATGGAACTATCGGCCGCGGAGGCGGTGGCAGTGGAGGTGGCGGTGGCGGTATGGCTTCCATGATGGATGAAATGGCCAAAACATTAGCAAGGCGACGAGCCCAGGCTGAGAAGAAGGAG CCTGAACCGGAACCAGAAGTTAAACAACGACCTTGGGAAAAATCCAATACTTTACCCCATAAATTGGGTTCATCATCGTCAGCCAATTCCAGCAATTCAAATGCAAACTCACACAATACATCGAATAGTGGCAGTGAATCACCTCGACCCATGCGCAAACGTTTCGGCAGTGCAAGTGAAGAAACGATACTAAAG GTCAATGGAGATGGTTTATCTGTGGCGGCATTATCTGGTAGTGATTTGGAACAATTAAAGGCTGAAATTGTTAGAGAAATGAAAACCGAAatacaaaaagtaaaacaagaAATTATAGATG CTATCAAATCTGAGTTTAACCGAAGATAA
- the LOC106080713 gene encoding protein enabled isoform X6, producing MTEQSIIGARASVMVYDDNQKKWVPSGTSSGLSKVQIYHHQQNNTFRVVGRKLQDHEVVINCSILKGLKYNQATATFHQWRDSKYVYGLNFSSQNDAEAFARAMMHALEVLSGRVANNPGQPTNGNGYEEDMGYRTMTSEDAAILRQQQQITGQVTPSAQTPTSQTNQNNIPQSPPTPQQGHHRTSRNSLSAPPAPQPPHMQQQQQQQQQHSMYGHTTGGGPTQNGMQQHPQPPMQPQQQQQQIPPGPGQQQQQQQYHAPTQMQQPPQQQQQQHGLYATQQMVNAGGYQQQPNQYQQPHYVLSNSNPNLNVHQYPQQQPIGGMIPQAPQPPMPPPHQNGGGPHYVSSQQQMGPGIPNSQSANGIYGGQPQMGGIPMPPQPPQPPAMPNGPPAPPNAYGQMNGGGQVQQTAENPYGQVPGAPPMMPVNSNAPVGNVPMPPPLNRMSSTSGGGGPGGAPVPGAPAPPPPPAFGGAPPMYNGNVGGGAPVPPPPQPPAPPAPPAMGGPAAPPPPPPPPVGGGGGGAAAKKDDPQADLMGSLAAQLQQAKLKKKSTPAATENSGSSTPSGGSGNYGTIGRGGGGSGGGGGGMASMMDEMAKTLARRRAQAEKKEPEPEPEVKQRPWEKSNTLPHKLGSSSSANSSNSNANSHNTSNSGSESPRPMRKRFGSASEETILKVNGDGLSVAALSGSDLEQLKAEIVREMKTEIQKVKQEIIDAIKSEFNRR from the exons TGAACAAAGTATTATCGGAGCACGAGCCTCCGTCATGGTTTACGATGATAACCAAAAGAAATGGGTGCCTTCGGGGACCTCGTCTGGCCTCAGCAAGGTCCAAATCTATCATCATCAACAGAATAACACATTTCGTGTGGTGGGACGTAAGCTACAAGATCATGAGGTTGTCATCAATTGTTCCATCTTAAAAGGACTGAAATACAATCAAGCCACTGCCACTTTTCATCAATGGCGCGATTCCAAATATGTCTATGGTCTCAATTTCTCAAGTCAAAATGATGCTGAAGCCTTTGCTAGGGCCATGATGCATGCATTGGAG GTTCTTAGTGGTCGTGTTGCTAACAATCCTGGCCAACCCACAAATGGCAATGGTTATGAAGAGGATATGGGCTATCGCACTATGACCAGTGAAGATGCTGCCATACTACGGCAACAACAACAGATAACCGGTCAGGTAACACCATCGGCTCAGACACCCACTTctcaaacaaatcaaaataataTACCACAAAGCCCACCGACACCACAGCAGGGTCATCATCGTACCAGCAG GAATTCCCTTAGTGCTCCACCAGCACCACAGCCACCACAcatgcaacagcagcagcaacagcaacaacaacattcaaTGTATGGTCATACAACTGGCGGTGGACCGACACAGAACGGCATGCAACAACATCCACAGCCGCCAATgcagccacaacaacaacaacagcagataCCACCAGGACCGggtcaacaacaacagcagcagcaatatCATGCTCCAACACAGATGCAACAACCgccacagcagcagcaacagcagcatggACTCTATGCCACACAACAAATGGTCAATGCTGGCGGTTATCAGCAGCAACCAAATCAG TATCAGCAACCTCACTATGTCTTGTCGAATTCTAATCCAAATCTTAATGTGCATCAATATCCGCAACAGCAGCCAATCGGTGGAATGATACCTCAAGCACCCCAACCTCCCATGCCGCCGCCACATCAGAACGGCGGCGGTCCTCATTATGTGTCTTCGCAGCAACAAATGGGTCCAGGCATACCAAACTCACAGAGCGCCAATGGCATTTATGGCGGTCAGCCACAAATGGGTGGTATACCCATGCCACCGCAACCACCACAGCCACCGGCCATGCCTAATGGTCCGCCAGCGCCACCAAATGCTTATGGTCAAATGAATGGTGGTGGCCAGGTACAGCAGACAGCAGAGAATCCCTATGGTCAGGTGCCCGGGGCACCACCAATGATGCCAGTCAATAGTAATGCTCCCGTTGGCAATGTACCTATGCCACCGCCACTCAATCGCATGAGTAGTactagtggtggtggtggtccaGGTGGAGCTCCCGTACCCGGGGCGCCAGCTCCCCCACCACCACCGGCATTTGGCGGTGCTCCGCCCATGTATAATGGAAATGTGGGCGGTGGAGCCCCAGTGCCACCACCACCTCAGCCTCCTGCCCCTCCGGCTCCGCCAGCAATGGGGGGTCCggcagcaccaccaccacctccgcCGCCTCCTGTGGGTGGAGGAGGCGGTGGTGCAGCGGCGAAAAAGGATGATCCTCAAGCAGATCTAATGGGCTCGCTGGCTGCCCAACTGCagcaggccaaattgaaaaagaag TCTACCCCAGCAGCCACAGAGAACAGCGGTAGCAGCACACCCAGTGGTGGTAGTGGTAACTATGGAACTATCGGCCGCGGAGGCGGTGGCAGTGGAGGTGGCGGTGGCGGTATGGCTTCCATGATGGATGAAATGGCCAAAACATTAGCAAGGCGACGAGCCCAGGCTGAGAAGAAGGAG CCTGAACCGGAACCAGAAGTTAAACAACGACCTTGGGAAAAATCCAATACTTTACCCCATAAATTGGGTTCATCATCGTCAGCCAATTCCAGCAATTCAAATGCAAACTCACACAATACATCGAATAGTGGCAGTGAATCACCTCGACCCATGCGCAAACGTTTCGGCAGTGCAAGTGAAGAAACGATACTAAAG GTCAATGGAGATGGTTTATCTGTGGCGGCATTATCTGGTAGTGATTTGGAACAATTAAAGGCTGAAATTGTTAGAGAAATGAAAACCGAAatacaaaaagtaaaacaagaAATTATAGATG CTATCAAATCTGAGTTTAACCGAAGATAA